In Pleurocapsa sp. PCC 7319, the following are encoded in one genomic region:
- a CDS encoding aminoglycoside phosphotransferase family protein: MNLIGTPISELEIDTALVFNLLKEQHPDLSHLPIQLFDNGWDNAMFRLGDRLCVRLPRRKVAATLINNEQTWLPIIANRLTIPVPNPYRFGKPTSNYPWRWSILPWLTGLTADREKPNLNQAQLFASFLRSLHLTAPSNAPSNSVRGVPLKERAIVIEKRMRRLETQTNLISKTIKNIWHEALNIPIDVQPKWLHGDLHPGNILVKNGEIVGIIDWGDITSGDIATDLASIWMLFNNQNARQKAIAQYSMSEQTLKRAKGWAIYFAVTLLEVGLIDNPRQAIVGEQTLRCVAEDETANPEINI; the protein is encoded by the coding sequence ATGAATCTAATAGGGACACCAATCTCAGAACTTGAGATAGATACAGCTTTAGTCTTCAATTTATTAAAGGAGCAACATCCAGATTTATCGCATCTGCCAATTCAACTGTTTGACAATGGTTGGGACAATGCCATGTTCCGATTGGGCGATCGCCTTTGTGTAAGACTTCCCCGTCGAAAAGTGGCAGCTACACTGATCAATAATGAGCAAACATGGCTACCAATAATCGCTAACAGGTTAACAATACCTGTTCCCAATCCTTATAGGTTTGGTAAACCTACTTCAAACTATCCTTGGCGATGGAGTATATTACCTTGGCTAACTGGGCTAACTGCCGATCGCGAGAAACCTAATCTAAATCAGGCACAACTGTTCGCCTCATTCTTGCGATCGCTACATCTAACCGCACCATCCAATGCACCTTCTAACTCAGTTCGGGGCGTACCATTGAAAGAGCGAGCAATAGTTATAGAAAAACGAATGCGAAGATTAGAGACACAAACTAATCTAATTAGCAAAACAATCAAAAATATTTGGCATGAAGCTTTAAATATACCGATAGATGTTCAACCAAAATGGCTTCATGGAGATCTTCACCCTGGCAACATTTTAGTTAAGAACGGTGAAATTGTGGGGATCATTGATTGGGGAGATATTACTTCTGGGGATATTGCCACAGATCTTGCCTCTATCTGGATGCTGTTCAACAATCAAAATGCTCGTCAAAAAGCAATCGCCCAATACTCAATGTCTGAGCAAACCTTAAAGCGGGCTAAGGGATGGGCAATATATTTTGCCGTAACCTTATTGGAAGTAGGATTGATTGATAATCCAAGACAG
- a CDS encoding amidase, whose amino-acid sequence MDIVFATASQLAQMIRNKEVSAVEVLEAYLEQIDKHNGKINAIATLNQEKAKKRAIEADEAIAKGENWGVLHGIPITLKDTFETAGLLTTGGYKPLKNYIPSQDATVVARLRLAGAIILGKTNLAEMASDFQSTNDLFGRVNNPWNLDYTPGGSSGGSAAAIAAGFSALELGNDASGSTRQPAHFCGVYALKPTDRRISTAGHIPEAPGMPKCIRQLMTVGSFARSIEDLRLCLSLTVGLDPRQPDVPPVPLDTVDEKDLQDIRIVWSDSWDKMTPALEIKTAINIAVDRLKPECAEMEQWASPPFDLPAAFKVCDRLTALNFVYSQPVDFDASKKNLPVMFREATQGDKELRDLSNLSQFLPALLNPTLKGYFELLTKRDRFIAQMDEALEPWDVWLCPVAMTTAFTHRSKGAVIEIEGRKVPYFLANGGYTMLFNLTGHPVVVIPIGQSEAGLPIGMQIIGKRWREMELLAIAEKIDEIAGDFQHPSL is encoded by the coding sequence ATGGATATTGTGTTTGCTACAGCAAGTCAACTGGCGCAGATGATTCGGAATAAAGAAGTTTCTGCGGTAGAAGTTTTAGAGGCTTATCTAGAACAGATAGACAAACATAACGGCAAAATAAATGCGATCGCGACTCTAAATCAAGAAAAAGCCAAAAAAAGAGCAATTGAAGCTGATGAAGCAATAGCTAAGGGGGAAAACTGGGGAGTTTTACACGGTATACCAATTACCCTCAAAGATACTTTTGAAACAGCAGGATTGCTTACTACCGGAGGTTACAAGCCATTAAAAAATTATATTCCATCCCAAGATGCAACAGTTGTGGCTCGCTTACGGCTAGCAGGAGCAATTATCTTAGGTAAAACCAATCTTGCTGAAATGGCAAGCGATTTTCAAAGTACTAATGATCTGTTTGGACGGGTTAATAATCCTTGGAACTTAGATTATACTCCTGGAGGTAGTTCTGGTGGCAGTGCAGCAGCGATCGCTGCGGGGTTTTCGGCTTTAGAACTGGGTAATGATGCTTCTGGTTCAACTCGTCAACCAGCCCATTTTTGTGGCGTGTATGCCCTCAAACCAACAGATCGGCGTATATCCACAGCAGGACATATTCCCGAAGCACCAGGAATGCCTAAATGTATTCGTCAGTTAATGACAGTTGGCTCATTTGCCCGTTCAATTGAAGATTTACGATTGTGTTTATCTTTAACTGTAGGTCTAGATCCACGACAACCAGATGTTCCACCTGTTCCCTTAGATACAGTTGACGAAAAAGATTTACAAGATATAAGAATAGTTTGGTCAGATAGTTGGGATAAAATGACCCCTGCTTTAGAGATTAAAACGGCAATTAATATAGCTGTCGATCGACTTAAACCAGAGTGTGCAGAAATGGAACAATGGGCATCTCCACCATTTGATTTACCAGCAGCATTTAAAGTTTGCGATCGACTAACCGCATTAAATTTCGTCTATTCACAACCAGTAGATTTTGATGCTAGTAAAAAGAATTTGCCCGTTATGTTTCGAGAAGCAACTCAAGGGGATAAAGAACTAAGGGATTTAAGTAACTTAAGCCAATTTTTACCTGCGCTTTTGAACCCAACTCTTAAGGGATACTTTGAACTCTTGACCAAACGCGATCGCTTTATTGCTCAGATGGATGAAGCATTAGAACCTTGGGATGTTTGGTTGTGTCCCGTTGCTATGACAACTGCGTTTACTCATCGCTCTAAAGGTGCAGTAATTGAAATAGAAGGACGCAAAGTTCCTTATTTTTTAGCTAATGGCGGATACACAATGTTATTTAATCTTACAGGACATCCTGTAGTAGTAATTCCCATTGGGCAAAGCGAAGCTGGATTACCTATTGGTATGCAAATTATCGGGAAAAGATGGAGAGAAATGGAATTATTGGCGATCGCTGAAAAGATAGATGAAATAGCTGGTGATTTTCAACATCCATCTTTATAA
- a CDS encoding amidase → MNIVFATASQLAQMIRDREVSAVEVLNAYLEQIEKHNGKINAVVTLNKEKAIERAIEADEALAKGENWGVLHGVPVTVKDLLETRGLVTTAGYPPLKNYIPQQDATTVARLKAAGAIILGKTNTPQFGADYQSKNPVFGQTNNPWNLNCTVGGSSGGSASAVAAGFSALDLGSDIGGSIRLPAHFCGVYGFMPTDSRVSAAGHIPPLPNQTRYVRQMLRIGPLARSVPDLQLCFSLIAGADSRQPEIPPLSLDRATDKKISELKIAWTYGYDFLPISQDTRSCIEDLVKRLTNAGCHLTESQPTDLDWSETLTYYGILSFFELFASTFSFRDLIQGFQFAIKNEFLARTQTTYKYNSPFSKKTNLAFPPSLAKYKAILAERDHAMAQMDNFMAQWDAWICPVSLTPAFAHCNFGQPIKVDGVKFPYLLACGGYTMPLNFTGSPVIVIPISQSKSGLPIGVQIVGKRWQDMNLLAIAEKIDEIAGDFQDPNLEETR, encoded by the coding sequence ATGAATATAGTCTTTGCTACAGCCAGCCAACTAGCGCAGATGATTCGCGATCGAGAAGTTTCGGCTGTTGAAGTTTTAAATGCTTATCTAGAACAGATTGAAAAGCATAACGGTAAGATAAATGCCGTTGTTACCTTAAATAAAGAAAAAGCCATAGAAAGAGCAATTGAAGCTGATGAAGCTTTAGCTAAAGGAGAAAATTGGGGAGTACTGCATGGTGTTCCTGTAACAGTTAAAGACCTTTTGGAAACGAGAGGTTTGGTTACTACTGCGGGCTATCCGCCTTTAAAAAATTATATACCTCAGCAAGATGCGACTACAGTAGCCAGATTAAAAGCAGCAGGGGCAATTATTTTGGGTAAAACTAATACTCCGCAATTTGGAGCTGACTATCAAAGTAAAAATCCTGTCTTTGGACAAACAAACAATCCTTGGAATTTAAATTGCACAGTTGGCGGAAGTAGTGGTGGCTCGGCAAGTGCTGTTGCTGCGGGATTCTCAGCTTTAGATCTTGGTAGTGATATTGGAGGGTCGATTCGTCTTCCAGCCCATTTTTGTGGTGTCTATGGCTTTATGCCTACGGATAGTCGAGTTTCTGCTGCCGGGCATATTCCCCCCTTACCAAATCAAACTAGATACGTTCGTCAAATGTTGAGAATTGGTCCTTTAGCTCGTTCAGTGCCAGATTTACAACTATGTTTTTCTTTAATTGCTGGTGCAGATAGCAGACAACCCGAAATTCCACCCCTATCTTTAGATCGAGCGACAGATAAGAAAATATCTGAATTGAAAATTGCTTGGACATATGGCTATGATTTCTTGCCCATAAGCCAGGATACACGCTCTTGTATCGAAGATTTGGTTAAGCGTTTAACGAATGCTGGTTGCCATTTAACTGAATCTCAACCTACCGATTTAGACTGGTCAGAAACTTTAACTTACTATGGCATTTTGTCATTTTTTGAGCTGTTTGCTTCAACCTTTTCTTTTAGAGATCTAATTCAGGGATTTCAGTTTGCCATTAAAAATGAATTCTTAGCCCGGACTCAAACTACTTATAAATATAATAGTCCTTTCAGCAAAAAAACTAATCTTGCCTTTCCTCCGAGTCTGGCTAAATACAAAGCTATCTTAGCTGAACGCGATCACGCTATGGCACAAATGGATAATTTTATGGCTCAATGGGATGCCTGGATCTGTCCTGTATCTCTTACTCCAGCATTTGCTCATTGCAATTTTGGTCAGCCAATTAAAGTTGATGGAGTCAAGTTTCCCTATCTTTTAGCTTGTGGCGGTTATACTATGCCTTTAAATTTTACAGGTAGTCCCGTAATAGTAATTCCGATTAGTCAAAGTAAATCAGGATTGCCCATCGGAGTCCAAATAGTTGGTAAGAGATGGCAAGATATGAATCTTCTGGCGATCGCGGAAAAGATAGATGAAATAGCGGGCGATTTTCAAGATCCTAACTTGGAGGAGACTCGCTAG
- a CDS encoding DUF6220 domain-containing protein yields the protein MTTNSEIDSNPTPASWIQISFYAVTIVFNLCLIAQLLTVGIAYFNDSSWWNIHVWLVRSYGGLSFILWVWSAVASFPSKIRHLAAALPILLGLQFATIHLTTPLHLEIFHPLIGFSLFYTSSSLVHRTSRLLFNVSSG from the coding sequence ATGACTACTAATTCCGAAATTGATTCCAACCCCACTCCTGCAAGTTGGATTCAGATTAGCTTTTATGCTGTGACGATCGTCTTTAATCTCTGCCTCATTGCTCAGTTATTAACGGTTGGAATCGCCTATTTTAATGACTCTAGCTGGTGGAATATTCATGTTTGGCTAGTGCGAAGCTATGGTGGATTGTCATTTATCTTGTGGGTATGGTCGGCAGTAGCTTCCTTTCCCAGCAAAATCAGACATCTTGCTGCTGCTTTACCGATACTACTAGGACTACAGTTTGCTACTATTCATCTGACAACGCCACTTCACTTAGAGATATTTCATCCTCTAATTGGATTCTCGCTTTTCTATACTTCTTCGAGTCTTGTCCATAGAACATCGCGCCTTTTATTTAACGTGAGTTCGGGATAA
- a CDS encoding DJ-1/PfpI family protein, giving the protein MTDSQKCIIGLVFYPGMTALDVIGPQQVFIGLPGVELHRLWKTLEPIKTDDGMMVVPDTTFEDCPQLDVVCIGGGVGQGAVEDDPEVLAFLSKQGSTAKFVTSVCGGSIFLAKAGLLEGYRAATHWAARENLAQLGVEVGTERVVVDRNRITGGGVTAGIDFALTIASIIYGEEIAKITQLILEYNPAPPFDVGSPEKAGTELVDKAMFFVQEMSNLKVTQ; this is encoded by the coding sequence ATGACTGATTCACAAAAGTGCATCATTGGTTTAGTTTTTTACCCAGGCATGACTGCCCTAGATGTTATAGGACCACAGCAAGTTTTTATTGGACTACCTGGTGTCGAGCTTCATCGCCTTTGGAAGACGCTAGAACCGATTAAAACCGATGACGGCATGATGGTTGTACCCGACACTACCTTTGAAGATTGTCCCCAACTAGATGTTGTTTGTATTGGCGGTGGCGTAGGACAAGGAGCGGTAGAAGACGATCCAGAGGTGCTGGCATTTTTGAGCAAACAGGGCAGTACAGCTAAATTTGTTACTTCTGTCTGTGGTGGTTCGATATTTTTGGCAAAGGCTGGACTTCTTGAAGGCTATCGAGCAGCGACTCACTGGGCAGCACGGGAAAATCTGGCTCAATTAGGGGTTGAGGTTGGCACAGAGCGGGTAGTTGTTGATCGCAATCGGATTACAGGTGGTGGCGTTACCGCAGGTATTGATTTTGCTTTAACCATCGCCAGCATTATTTACGGCGAGGAAATCGCTAAGATTACTCAATTGATACTAGAGTACAACCCTGCTCCTCCATTCGATGTTGGTTCGCCTGAAAAAGCGGGGACTGAGTTGGTTGATAAGGCAATGTTTTTTGTGCAAGAAATGTCGAATTTAAAAGTAACACAATAA
- a CDS encoding helix-turn-helix transcriptional regulator, whose translation MNPSCKHSLERKLASTLLPSDRQSSFSARTQTTYNKSSSPFSKKTNLAFPPSLAKYKAILAERDRAMAQKYILIVNQIPKDVKNNQQFENSSISHQKNLLSQLPRLPIKSSSELGWKNIQITHYRQPAAEIPEHSLDFHGIYLNTGKTVRLKQKIAGQTITSNSFREDLGIYPAHISQSFAWNSEADFLLIYLSADLITKLGYELYQSNSVELIPQIETCFDPLILQIAIALNNALENQVDNNIYADSMANALSVHLLSQYSNCSRDLKSSKSKLSQPQLEQVTDYIYGNLDQNLSLKQLAAVVQLSEYHFAHLFKQTTGKAPHQFQLQCRIDRAKELLLQDMAIAKVAQTIGFSSQSHLNYHFKRRVGATPKQFLTGSKNL comes from the coding sequence ATGAATCCGAGCTGCAAGCACAGCTTGGAGCGAAAATTGGCGAGTACTTTGCTGCCCAGCGATCGGCAATCTTCTTTTTCAGCCCGAACTCAAACTACCTATAATAAATCTAGTAGTCCTTTCAGCAAAAAAACTAATCTTGCCTTTCCTCCCAGTCTGGCTAAATACAAGGCTATCTTAGCCGAACGCGATCGCGCTATGGCACAAAAATATATTTTGATCGTGAATCAAATACCCAAAGATGTTAAAAACAATCAGCAGTTTGAAAATAGTTCTATTTCCCACCAGAAAAACCTACTTTCTCAACTGCCTCGTTTACCGATCAAATCTAGTTCTGAATTAGGCTGGAAAAATATTCAAATTACCCACTATCGTCAACCCGCTGCCGAAATACCCGAACATAGTTTAGACTTTCATGGAATTTATCTTAATACAGGTAAAACCGTCAGGTTAAAGCAAAAAATTGCCGGTCAAACGATTACATCTAATTCTTTTCGGGAAGACTTAGGTATTTATCCGGCACACATCAGCCAGTCGTTTGCTTGGAACTCAGAAGCAGACTTTTTACTGATTTATTTGTCAGCAGATTTAATCACTAAGCTAGGCTACGAACTGTATCAGAGTAATAGTGTAGAACTAATACCTCAGATTGAAACTTGCTTCGATCCTTTGATTCTACAGATTGCCATAGCACTCAATAATGCTTTAGAAAATCAAGTTGACAACAATATATATGCCGATTCCATGGCAAATGCTTTAAGCGTACATTTATTGTCTCAATATTCTAATTGCAGTCGCGATCTTAAATCTAGTAAAAGTAAATTATCTCAGCCACAGCTAGAACAGGTAACCGATTATATCTACGGCAATCTAGATCAAAATTTAAGCTTGAAACAACTAGCAGCAGTAGTACAGTTAAGCGAATATCATTTTGCCCACTTGTTTAAACAAACTACTGGGAAAGCACCTCATCAATTTCAGCTTCAATGTCGTATAGATCGGGCTAAAGAATTATTATTGCAGGATATGGCGATCGCAAAAGTTGCGCAAACAATAGGATTTTCTAGCCAGAGTCATCTTAACTATCATTTTAAGCGTCGAGTAGGAGCAACCCCAAAGCAATTTTTGACAGGCAGCAAAAACTTGTAA
- a CDS encoding GNAT family N-acetyltransferase: protein MNNNQVVRLERSQIEQASTISAQAFADDPVFGYLTPEDRQSRLKALTWLAEKGLEYCYEYGHIYTTPDLKGIAAWLPPEKSSFTGIQGLQLIMQLRLYLLPFYCGWNKLGRWLSFLEITEDNHQRDMGTQSHWYLALMFVNPSYQGQGVGSALLKPILDQASDEKLPCYLVTFTEQAVKFYQKNGFEIIRKSQVAKDVPSFWNLKRDTVNS from the coding sequence ATGAACAACAATCAAGTAGTTCGCTTAGAGCGATCGCAAATTGAACAAGCTAGTACAATTTCAGCACAGGCATTTGCAGATGATCCCGTATTTGGCTATCTCACACCCGAAGATCGACAATCACGCTTGAAGGCTTTAACTTGGCTGGCTGAAAAAGGCTTAGAGTATTGCTATGAGTACGGTCATATTTACACCACACCCGATCTTAAAGGTATTGCAGCTTGGCTACCACCAGAAAAATCTTCTTTTACAGGAATACAAGGGTTACAGCTAATTATGCAGCTACGTTTATACTTGTTGCCTTTTTACTGTGGTTGGAACAAACTTGGACGCTGGCTATCTTTTTTAGAAATTACTGAAGATAATCATCAGCGAGATATGGGAACTCAGTCTCACTGGTATTTAGCTTTAATGTTTGTCAATCCTAGCTATCAAGGACAAGGTGTTGGTAGCGCTTTACTTAAACCAATTCTCGATCAAGCTAGTGATGAGAAATTACCATGTTATTTGGTAACGTTTACCGAGCAAGCAGTAAAGTTTTATCAAAAAAATGGTTTTGAAATCATTAGAAAAAGTCAAGTTGCAAAAGATGTACCCTCATTTTGGAATTTGAAGCGAGATACTGTCAACAGCTAG
- a CDS encoding glycosyltransferase: MKITILTVGTRGDVQPFIALGLGLKQIGHTVTIVTHAIFESWIRSYGFDFAEIVGDPQGFIESEEGQKMLESGSNPIKFIRLLSDSMSPFVDSLMSDIWQVCQSTDAIIAHSILFWTYDLAYKLDIPYFLASFTPLSSTTKYPVSMGSGKSQGGLFNYLSYPLSLIIFWQIYKKPVNQWLESNLSMPSRSLWRSPFLSMRKQKVPFLYAYSNYVLPKPQNGRKDDYVTGYWFLNSATDWTPPDDLINFLGAGSPPVYIGFGSMSNRDPEATTKIAIAALEKTNQRGVISTGWGGISNIDLPDSIFKIDSVPHDWLFPRCTALVHHGGAGTTASGLKAGVPTIIVPFFSDQPFWGHRVADLGVGTEPIERKKLTVENLSAAIDLAIAQETLRDRANYLGQEIRSENGVDNAVKVINEYLASWREAPHLYYDSNECGMNRQ; the protein is encoded by the coding sequence ATGAAAATCACTATCTTAACTGTCGGCACTCGTGGTGACGTTCAACCTTTCATAGCATTGGGTTTAGGTCTAAAGCAGATAGGTCATACAGTTACCATAGTGACTCATGCTATCTTTGAATCTTGGATTAGGAGTTATGGTTTTGACTTTGCGGAGATAGTAGGAGATCCTCAAGGATTTATTGAATCAGAAGAAGGTCAAAAAATGCTGGAATCTGGCAGTAATCCGATTAAGTTTATCCGTTTGTTGAGCGATTCTATGAGTCCCTTTGTCGACAGTTTAATGTCGGATATATGGCAAGTTTGTCAATCTACAGATGCCATTATTGCTCATAGTATATTGTTTTGGACTTATGATTTAGCGTACAAGCTAGACATTCCCTATTTTTTAGCTAGTTTTACGCCGCTTTCTTCAACAACGAAATACCCCGTATCGATGGGTTCGGGTAAATCTCAAGGAGGCTTATTTAATTATCTTAGTTATCCTCTATCTTTAATAATTTTTTGGCAGATATACAAAAAACCCGTTAATCAATGGCTAGAGTCTAATTTAAGTATGCCATCGCGATCGTTGTGGCGATCGCCTTTCTTGAGTATGAGAAAGCAAAAAGTTCCTTTTCTCTATGCTTATAGTAATTATGTTTTACCAAAACCCCAAAATGGGCGTAAAGATGATTATGTTACGGGTTATTGGTTTTTAAACTCTGCAACAGATTGGACACCACCAGACGATTTAATCAATTTTCTTGGTGCAGGTTCTCCTCCAGTCTATATTGGCTTCGGCAGCATGAGTAATCGCGATCCAGAAGCTACAACAAAAATCGCTATAGCTGCGCTAGAAAAAACGAACCAAAGAGGCGTTATTTCAACTGGGTGGGGAGGAATTAGTAATATAGATTTGCCTGACAGTATCTTCAAAATAGATTCTGTGCCTCATGACTGGTTGTTTCCCAGATGTACTGCGTTGGTGCATCACGGTGGTGCGGGAACTACTGCGTCGGGCTTAAAAGCTGGTGTACCGACAATTATTGTGCCATTTTTTTCTGACCAACCTTTTTGGGGACACAGAGTAGCAGATTTAGGTGTGGGTACAGAACCAATAGAACGAAAAAAACTAACTGTAGAAAATTTATCAGCAGCAATTGATCTGGCGATCGCCCAGGAGACTCTACGCGATCGCGCCAACTATTTGGGTCAAGAAATTCGCTCAGAAAATGGTGTTGATAATGCAGTCAAAGTAATTAATGAATATTTAGCTAGTTGGCGAGAAGCCCCACATCTCTATTACGACAGCAATGAGTGTGGGATGAATCGCCAGTAA
- the tnpA gene encoding IS200/IS605 family transposase, protein MKKDFVSRGRSVSDLKAHLVLTTKYRRKVLTAPMIDRLHEIWESLLDKFDGKIVEFNAESDHAHLLFQYHPEIQLSKLVNSLKSISSRKLRQEFLPELEKTYYKKKVVWNSSYFLASCGGVTISTLRKYIENQDSPIASLLLAIHPTLIAVVIEMWGFSPTS, encoded by the coding sequence ATGAAGAAAGATTTTGTATCAAGAGGGCGTTCTGTATCTGATTTAAAAGCTCATTTAGTTTTAACAACCAAATACAGACGTAAAGTTTTGACTGCGCCAATGATAGATAGGCTTCATGAAATCTGGGAATCTTTGTTGGATAAATTTGACGGCAAAATCGTTGAGTTCAACGCAGAGAGTGACCACGCACACTTGCTTTTTCAATACCACCCAGAAATACAATTAAGCAAACTGGTTAATAGCCTTAAAAGTATTTCTAGTCGTAAGCTGAGGCAAGAATTTTTACCAGAACTAGAGAAAACATACTATAAAAAGAAAGTGGTTTGGAATAGTAGCTACTTTCTCGCGTCATGTGGTGGAGTTACTATTTCAACACTGAGAAAATATATAGAAAATCAAGATTCTCCTATAGCTAGTCTATTACTGGCGATTCATCCCACACTCATTGCTGTCGTAATAGAGATGTGGGGCTTCTCGCCAACTAGCTAA